A section of the Ranitomeya imitator isolate aRanImi1 chromosome 7, aRanImi1.pri, whole genome shotgun sequence genome encodes:
- the LOC138645586 gene encoding nucleoside diphosphate kinase A1: MAACNKEQTFIAIKPDGVQRGLVGDIVKRFEQKGFRLVAMKMQQASIPLLQEHYIDLKDRPFYNGLVEYMHSGPVVAMVWEGLNVVKTGRVMLGETNPADSKPGTIRGDYAIQVGRNIIHGSDSVESAKKEVALWFKPEELVDYDNCAYKWVYEN, encoded by the exons ATGGCGGCCTGCAACAAGGAGCAGACCTTCATCGCCATCAAGCCCGATGGCGTCCAGCGCGGCCTGGTCGGCGACATCGTCAAGCGCTTCGAGCAGAAAGGCTTCCGTCTGGTGGCCATGAAGATGCAGCAG gcTTCCATACCGCTTCTGCAGGAGCACTACATCGACCTGAAGGATCGCCCCTTCTACAATGGCCTGGTGGAGTACATGCACTCCGGGCCCGTGGTCGCCATG GTCTGGGAAGGGCTAAATGTGGTAAAGACCGGCCGTGTCATGCTGGGAGAGACCAACCCTGCCGACTCCAAGCCTGGCACCATCAGGGGAGACTACGCCATCCAGGTTGGCAG GAACATCATCCATGGCAGTGACTCCGTGGAGAGTGCCAAGAAGGAAGTCGCCTTGTGGTTTAAGCCAGAGGAGCTGGTGGATTACGACAACTGTGCCTACAAGTGGGTGTACGAGAACTGA